A genomic region of Tigriopus californicus strain San Diego chromosome 1, Tcal_SD_v2.1, whole genome shotgun sequence contains the following coding sequences:
- the LOC131880068 gene encoding exoglucanase GH7B-like, with amino-acid sequence MKLFLIVSCLFSTICAQHAGTNIPEAAPQITIEKCSSGGSCQQEVSFITLDSNWRWIHHVDDSVNCFTVNEWDQQFCPDVSTCTSECALDGVDQANWSATFGIQTSGSELSLKFITEGPFFENEGSRVFLLESETKYKMFSLLNKEFTFDVDASQLDCGLNGALYFVEMEQDGGLSKYPTNEAGAKFGTGYCDAQCPHDMKWINGEANVQDWVPAENGEPGGNGHFGSCCMEMELWQANRKSQTYIAHACEVNEPTRCEGQDCGDDASGDRYNGVCDKDGCDFASYRMGDTSFFGEGSSFQVDSSKPVTVVTQFITDNGSDEGDLVEIRRKYVQNGQVIENSKVNFDGVSDYDSITDDFCTDIKDLFGDVNDHQKKGGLKAMGEALKRGMVLVMSMRDDHESYMLWLDSNYPEDGSGPGVERGP; translated from the exons ATGAAGTTGTTTCTGATTGTCTCTTGCTTGTTCAGCACTATCTGTGCCCAACACGCCGGTACCAATATCCCGGAAGCAGCCCCCCAAATCACCATTGAAAAGTGTTCCTCAGGTGGATCTTGCCAACAAGAGGTTTCTTTCAttactttggactccaattgGAGATGGATCCATCAT GTGGATGACTCCGTCAATTGTTTTACTGTTAACGAGTGGGATCAACAGTTCTGCCCAGATGTCTCCACTTGTACCTCTGAATGTGCTTTGGACGGTGTGGATCAAGCCAACTGGAGCGCTACCTTTGGTATTCAAACAAGCGGCAGTGAACTGAGCCTGAAGTTCATTACTGAAGGACCATTCTTTGAGAATGAGGGATCCCGTGTCTTTCTCTTGGAGTCAGAGACTAA GTATAAGATGTTCAGCCTCTTGAATAAGGAGTTCACCTTTGATGTCGATGCCTCGCAATTGGATTGCGGTCTGAATGGTGCCCTCTACTTTGTGGAGATGGAACAAGACGGTGGTCTAAGCAAGTACCCCACCAATGAGGCAGGCGCCAAGTTCGGAACTGGTTACTGCGATGCCCAATGTCCTCATGACATGAAGTGGATCAATGGGGAGGCCAATGTGCAAGATTGGGTGCCTGCCGAAAATGGCGAGCCCGGCGGAAATGGCCATTTTGGATCTTGTTGTATGGAGATGGAATTGTGGCAAGCCAACCGAAAGAGCCAGACCTACATCGCCCATGCATGTGAGGTGAATGAGCCCACCCGATGTGAGGGCCAGGATTGTGGAGACGACGCCTCTGGGGACCGATACAATGGCGTGTGCGACAAGGATGGTTGCGACTTTGCCTCTTACCGTATGGGCGATACCTCATTCTTTGGCGAGGGATCCAGCTTTCAGGTGGACAGCTCCAAGCCTGTGACAGTGGTCACCCAATTCATCACCGATAACGGCTCTGATGAGGGAGACCTGGTTGAGATCCGCCGGAAGTATGTTCAAAACGGACAGGTGATCGAGAACTCCAAGGTCAACTTTGACGGTGTGTCCGACTACGACTCCATCACCGATGACTTCTGTACTGACATCAAAGATCTCTTTGGTGATGTAAATGATCATCAAAAGAAGGGTGGTCTTAAGGCCATGGGCGAGGCTCTGAAGCGCGGCATGGTCCTGGTAATGTCTATGCGGGACGATCATGAGTCCTACATGTTGTGGTTGGACTCGAACTACCCTGAGGACGGCAGTGGGCCCGGAGTTGAGCGTGGACCCTGA